From Erigeron canadensis isolate Cc75 chromosome 8, C_canadensis_v1, whole genome shotgun sequence, one genomic window encodes:
- the LOC122578206 gene encoding nucleoprotein TPR-like — MEDYNETEEQVSEESPTAGESGFVHVDSIIDSSSSSSSSSNTNSINQDDGVVVTSVDSVQDESSELKMAEDGGNEEFVDCPDDLVSYDGRTDFDESREEELILQGQQAFGDGTEILRHHYQEERRQLMTELSNLRHQLKGFVKQHQLIGGNDGESLTDELTSTLPLHEMINDCSRFIELALSEQSQTDGRIRDLHATIDSKDRDIDNLNAKVIEVSSAETTADRILSYFTTVLGEVQLLDTSVGGKLSHLEKNTSIILQMYNRFVYEVEMLNRCLAEVKSDYHMQTDMEKVFVSVREELLSLKRKEYELTHKSRYLEDEYKKLMQQLEKSKETFEMLNSEIGNLKGEVEVHKARSNNTKEKLNLAVTRGKSLVQQRDSLKQVILEKTNELDKCLIELQEKSSALEAANLLKESLIQRDVILRKCEEMLTFGEEVPPSDIIDKVRWLANERMEFQKVSDALSIIELPEAAQYPKLESRVSWLLESFRIAKDESIRLHAEISTTKEAARAEIDRVTASLLVEALEKNYLEEELINLKDKNESLQVDLQRSEDKTALLKEKLAMAVKKGKGLVQERAEKNAQIEALKLELKQQEATTTDYRDQISKMSKDLGLIEKLESDLLRVREERDQIEQFLVESNTILQRVVEVTDGIVLPVDLTDPVEKVRWCVTCTNECQAAKVKSEHELGEVKDEVSMLTSKLTDALTTMKSLEDALLVSEKRVFNLTEENREFQTLKTNTEEEFQKVKEEVSTHAIQLNEALKTMKSLEDALSISDKCVFNLTEENRELQTLKTNAEEEFQKVKEEVSTHAIKLNEAFTTMKSLEDALSVSQQSVFQLTAEKRELETLKTNTEEELRKANEEIFAHASKVNEALTTMKLLEDALSISEKRVFQLTEENRELEARKANTEEELQKVKEEVCVHDINLNEAYRTIKSLEDEKSQLQLHVSRFSNENEREVDDRNLLETEIKKLKGEAAYHEHNFVGSSATIKSLEDALLKAENTISDLAREKKNAEQQISTLNSQLNACTKELAGKHDRVFILEQDLKALHSACADVTKEMKFIGENNILEIDSVDGLGKLNYNPSSDVEAVDNVAEVMVAEEMLSAARNVLSVIEHCVDVKQNMSTTVKDLHAELEKTRSMYDIVKEENNVYGKRVIKLENQVEALQAELGKTRSMCDRVKEENNVYENRVLKLETELEALQVELGKTRSMYDKVKEDNNIFENRVLKLETELEAFQNLHAEMSIKLQEYQAKENERDKREAEFSKQTTAFMKDHEAENDLLPASEVKSLLNKINGITIPFPNIRVGEVEAHDSDPMKKLFYIIDSVIELLDHITLLSHSREELQSTLSQKALEIEHLKEELEEAVKDKKDFEKMKKELFELLVGFEHSIRKFGYDESDGGKKSADVAGPLPVLEKLIHYIILESENSKAKAEDLGVKLQDTQKVAEELASKVKLLENFNQSQTGLPDAIHERSSSEASSLPSRSEISEVEDSGSIGKRVTPLARTSRRGSNDHLALSIDPESERLIDEHETLQDKGHIFKSLHTSGLVPVQGKIIADRLDGIWVAGGGALMSRPRARLGLIAYWLVLHVWLLGTFL; from the exons atggAGGATTATAATGAGACGGAGGAGCAAGTGAGCGAGGAAAGTCCAACAGCTGGAGAAAGTGGTTTTGTTCATGTTGACTCTATCATtgattcatcttcttcttcttcttcttcttccaataCTAATTCTATTAATCAG GATGATGGGGTAGTAGTTACAAGCGTAGATAGTGTACAGGACGAGTCGAGTGAGTTGAAAATGGCCGAAGATGGGGGAAATGAAGAGTTTGTGGATTGCCCTGATGACTTGGTTTCTTATGATGGAAGGACTGATTTTGATGAAAGCAGAGAAGAAGAGTTAATTCTTCAAGGCCAACAGGCATTTGGTGATGGTACAGAAATTTTGCGACATCATTATCAG GAAGAAAGGCGGCAGTTGATGACAGAACTGAGTAATCTCCGCCATCAGCTGAAGGGTTTTGTGAAGCAACATCAATTGATTGGTGGTAATGATGGTGAGTCACTTACAGATGAACTGACGTCAACATtgcctttgcatgagatgataAATGACTGTTCCAGGTTTATCGAGCTTGCTTTGAGTGAACAGTCGCAAACAGATGGCAGAATCAGAGACCTTCATGCCACTATAGATTCAAAAGATAGAGACATTGATAATCTGAATGCGAAGGTCATTGAAGTGTCCTCTGCTGAGACCACTGCAGACaggattttatcttattttacaACTGTTCTCGGTGAGGTACAACTCCTTGATACATCAGTTGGTGGTAAACTATCACATCTAGAAAAGAACACTTCAATTATACTTCAGATGTACAATCGCTTCGTTTATGAAGTTGAGATGCTTAACCGGTGTTTAGCTGAGGTTAAGTCAGATTATCATATGCAAACAGACATGGAGAAAGTTTTTGTCTCTGTACGAGAAGAATTGCTTTctctaaaaagaaaagaatatgaGCTGACCCATAAAAGTAGATATTTGGAAGATGAATACAAGAAGCTGATGCAACAACTTGAGAAAAGCAAAGAAACCTTTGAGATGTTAAATTCTGAGATTGGAAATCTCAAAGGGGAAGTTGAAGTACATAAGGCAAGGTCTAATAATACCAAAGAAAAGCTTAACTTGGCTGTGACTAGAGGGAAGTCATTGGTTCAACAACGTGATTCATTGAAGCAGGTGATTCTTGAGAAGACAAATGAATTAGATAAATGTTTAATTGAGTTGCAAGAAAAATCAAGTGCCTTAGAGGCTGCTAATTTACTGAAAGAATCTCTCATCCAAAGGGACGTGATCCTTAGAAAGTGCGAAGAAATGTTGACTTTTGGAGAGGAAGTCCCACCATCAGATATCATTGACAAAGTTAGGTGGCTTGCAAACGAAAGAATGGAATTTCAGAAAGTCAGTGATGCATTATCGATCATAGAATTACCCGAAGCTGCACAGTATCCCAAGTTGGAATCTCGAGTTAGTTGGCTGCTGGAATCATTTAGAATTGCTAAAGATGAATCTATTAGGCTACATGCTGAAATTAGTACGACAAAAGAGGCTGCACGTGCTGAGATTGACCGTGTAACAGCATCACTGTTGGTGGAAGCCCTGGAGAAGAACTATCTTGAAGAAGAGTTAATAAATCTGAAAGATAAGAATGAGTCTCTGCAAGTTGATCTTCAACGATCCGAGGATAAAACTGCTTTATTGAAGGAAAAGTTAGCCATGGCAGTTAAGAAGGGAAAAGGTTTGGTTCAAGAACGTGCTGAAAAAAATGCTCAGATCGAGGCACTAAAGCTTGAGTTGAAGCAGCAAGAAGCAACAACTACTGACTATAGGGATCAGATTAGTAAAATGTCAAAAGATTTGGGACTGATTGAAAAGTTGGAATCTGATCTTCTACGTGTGAGAGAAGAAAGGGATCAAATTGAGCAGTTCTTAGTTGAGAGCAATACTATATTACAACGCGTAGTCGAAGTTACTGATGGTATTGTTCTTCCAGTTGATTTAACAGATCCCGTCGAAAAGGTCAGATGGTGTGTGACTTGTACAAATGAATGTCAAGCTGCAAAGGTGAAATCAGAGCATGAGTTAGGAGAGGTAAAAGATGAAGTCAGTATGTTGACTAGTAAGTTGACTGATGCCCTGACAACCATGAAGTCCCTCGAAGATGCATTATTGGTTTCAGAGAAACGTGTTTTTAACTTAACTGAAGAAAACAGAGAATTCCAAACTCTAAAAACCAACACAGAAGAGGAATTTCAGAAAGTTAAAGAGGAGGTTTCTACTCATGCCATCCAACTGAATGAAGCCTTAAAAACCATGAAATCCCTTGAAGATGCATTATCAATTTCAGataaatgtgtttttaacttGACCGAAGAAAACAGAGAGTTGCAAACTCTAAAAACCAACGCAGAAGAGGAATTTCAGAAAGTTAAAGAGGAGGTTTCTACTCATGCTATCAAACTGAATGAAGCCTTTACAACCATGAAATCCCTTGAAGATGCATTATCGGTTTCACAGCAAAGTGTTTTTCAGTTAACTGCAGAAAAAAGAGAATTGGAAACTCTAAAAACTAACACAGAAGAGGAATTACGAAAAGCTAATGAGGAGATTTTCGCTCATGCCAGCAAAGTGAATGAAGCCTTGACAACCATGAAATTGCTTGAAGATGCATTATCAATTTCAGAGAAACGTGTTTTTCAGCTAACTGAAGAAAACAGAGAATTGGAAGCTCGAAAAGCTAACACGGAAGAGGAATTACAGAAAGTTAAAGAGGAGGTTTGTGTTCATGACATCAATCTGAATGAAGCCTACCGGACTATCAAGTCCCTTGAGGATGAAAAGTCTCAGTTACAACTACATGTTTCTCGGTTTTCCAATGAAAATGAGAGGGAAGTAGATGACAGGAACTTATTAGAGACCGAAATAAAGAAGCTCAAAGGAGAAGCTGCATATCATGAGCATAATTTTGTGGGTTCCTCTGCTACTATCAAAAGTTTAGAGGATGCATTGTTGAAGGCCGAGAACACTATTTCAGACCTTGCAAGAGAAAAGAAGAATGCTGAACAGCAGATCTCAACCCTCAATTCTCAGTTGAATGCATGTACAAAAGAGTTGGCTGGAAAGCATGATAGAGTGTTTATACTTGAACAGGATCTTAAAGCTCTACATTCTGCTTGTGCTGACGTAACCAAAGAAATGAAATTTATAGGCGAGAATAATATACTGGAAATTGACTCTGTCGATGGGCTGGGAAAGCTGAATTATAATCCCTCCTCAGATGTTGAAGCAGTTGATAATGTAGCAGAAGTTATGGTTGCTGAGGAGATGTTGTCTGCTGCTAGAAACGTTCTAAGTGTAATTGAACATTGCGTCGATGTAAAACAGAACATGTCCACCACAGTTAAAGATTTGCATGCCGAATTAGAGAAAACCAGGTCTATGTATGACATAGTCAAAGAAGAAAATAATGTATACGGAAAAAGAGTTATAAAGTTGGAGAACCAAGTAGAAGCATTGCAGGCCGAATTAGGGAAAACTAGGTCAATGTGTGACAGAGTCAAAGAAGAAAATAACGTATACGAAAATAGAGTTCTAAAGTTGGAGACCGAACTAGAAGCATTGCAGGTTGAATTAGGGAAAACCAGGTCAATGTATGACAAAGTCAAAGAAgataataacatatttgaaaacagaGTTCTGAAGTTGGAGACTGAACTAGAAGCATTCCAAAACCTGCATGCTGAAATGAGCATCAAGTTGCAAGAATACCAGGCAAAAGAGAATGAGCGGGATAAAAGAGAAGCAGAGTTTTCTAAGCAAACTACTGCATTCATGAAAGATCATg AGGCTGAAAATGATCTTCTGCCAGCTTCTGAAGTAAAATCTCTGCTTAATAAGATAAATGGGATCACAATTCCTTTCCCAAACATAAGGGTAGGAGAGGTGGAGGCTCATGATTCAGACCCTATGAAAAAGCTCTTCTATataattgatagtgtaattgAATTGCTGGATCATATCACCCTATTGTCTCATTCCAGAGAAGAGCTTCAGTCAACTCTTTCACAGAAAGCCCTTGAAATTGAACATTTGAAAGAGGAACTTGAAGAAGCCGTTAAGGACAAGAAAGACTTTGAGAAAATGAAGAAGGAACTATTTGAGTTATTAGTAGGCTTTGAACATAGTATCAGAAAATTTGGATATGATGAGTCTGATGGAGGCAAGAAATCTGCTGATGTGGCAGGACCACTCCCGGTTCTAGAGAAGCTTATTCATTACATTATCTTGGAAAGCGAAAATTCAAAAGCTAAAGCTGAGGACTTGGGTGTCAAGTTGCAAGATACCCAGAAGGTGGCTGAAGAATTAGCAAGCAAGGTTAAACTACTTGAAAATTTTAATCAAAGTCAAACAGGTTTACCAGACGCAATACATGAAAGATCTAGCAGTGAAGCATCTTCCTTGCCTTCACGATCAGAGATATCAGAAGTTGAAGATTCG GGATCAATCGGCAAAAGAGTCACACCTTTGGCAAGAACTTCAAGAAGGGGATCAAATGACCATCTAGCCTTAAGCATCGATCCAGAATCTGAGCGTTTGATTGATGAACATGAAACTCTTCAAGATAAAG GTCATATATTCAAGTCCTTGCATACATCTGGTCTTGTGCCAGTACAAGGAAAAATCATTGCAGATCGGCTCGATGGGATATG GGTTGCGGGTGGTGGGGCTTTGATGAGTCGGCCTCGGGCAAGGCTAGGGCTCATAGCCTATTGGCTTGTCTTACATGTATGGCTTCTTGGAACATTTTTATGA